In a genomic window of Aggregatimonas sangjinii:
- a CDS encoding serine hydrolase domain-containing protein translates to MNPITKYLKNLFASKRVLGEDANLKGLAKAEALLQNLVNDNKVPGISISVLKKGETLLQKGYGYADMEAKIPVDIQKTIFRIASVSKPIAATALAHMVAEGRIDLDASFYDYVPYYPKKKWDFTIRQLASHTAGIRGYQGTEYGLNIPYSIKESIEIFKDDELLFEPGTDYLYNSYDWVLISLAMQEASGIPFEAYVKQKVLQPLGMEATFAPVCPAEPVEALSKVANSQLNVQQDKIKHRLTSFYSKNRSGFRKAIPVNNYYKLAGGGYLSTSADIARFGQAFLDGRILNEGLFEQFLTATTVNGKSTYYGLGWQVSEDKNGRPFYGHVGNGVGGYSNFFVYPEQQMVFAILVNCTNPDVQDTLDALVDCLLKTVENNYLGTSTT, encoded by the coding sequence ATGAACCCTATCACCAAATACCTGAAAAACCTTTTCGCCTCGAAACGAGTTCTTGGCGAGGACGCGAATCTAAAGGGTCTTGCCAAAGCAGAGGCGCTATTACAAAATTTGGTCAACGACAATAAAGTACCCGGTATTTCCATTTCGGTGCTGAAAAAAGGGGAGACACTGCTCCAAAAAGGCTACGGCTATGCCGATATGGAGGCAAAAATTCCCGTAGATATCCAAAAAACCATATTTCGAATCGCCAGCGTTTCCAAACCGATCGCTGCCACCGCATTGGCCCATATGGTAGCAGAAGGCCGTATCGACTTAGACGCATCCTTTTACGACTACGTACCCTATTACCCCAAAAAGAAATGGGACTTTACCATCCGACAATTGGCAAGCCACACCGCCGGGATACGCGGATATCAAGGTACGGAATACGGACTCAACATACCATATTCCATAAAAGAGAGCATCGAAATTTTTAAGGACGATGAGCTGCTCTTCGAACCCGGCACCGATTACCTGTACAACAGCTACGATTGGGTATTGATTTCATTGGCGATGCAAGAGGCGAGCGGAATTCCGTTTGAAGCTTATGTAAAACAAAAGGTATTGCAACCCCTTGGGATGGAAGCTACTTTTGCACCGGTTTGTCCTGCTGAGCCTGTCGAAGCACTTTCTAAGGTAGCTAACTCACAGCTAAATGTGCAGCAAGACAAGATAAAGCATCGATTGACATCTTTCTACTCCAAAAACCGCTCAGGTTTTCGCAAGGCCATCCCCGTAAACAATTATTACAAGTTGGCGGGAGGTGGGTACCTTTCCACCAGTGCGGATATTGCGAGGTTTGGACAGGCATTTTTAGATGGGAGGATTTTGAATGAAGGGCTATTCGAACAGTTTCTTACCGCGACAACCGTAAATGGTAAATCCACTTACTACGGATTGGGTTGGCAGGTAAGCGAAGATAAAAACGGACGCCCTTTTTACGGTCATGTGGGGAATGGTGTAGGGGGCTATTCCAACTTTTTCGTGTACCCGGAACAGCAAATGGTTTTTGCGATTCTGGTCAACTGTACGAATCCCGATGTGCAGGATACCTTAGACGCCTTGGTCGATTGCTTGCTAAAAACGGTAGAAAATAATTATCTTGGTACTTCAACAACTTAG